A genomic stretch from Patescibacteria group bacterium includes:
- a CDS encoding YibE/F family protein: MKKYFFLYLIILFSVVFFTPNFSYAQNNETENYNEENILEETMPPEQDTPLSSTEETFEAKVIKILDQKEINREDGSKATQQNLLLKGLNGKWKDKEIKFEGISDIEVASAGIYKVGDKVLVQKSTDIEGKEKYYITDFIRRGYLYLLGVIFCAIIILIGRKKGIKSLLGLVISFFIIIKFILPKILDGSNPLYIGLIGAFFILTIMIYLTEGWKQKSHLSVLSVLISLFITLIFSVLFTKLTRLSGMTQDETVYLIGLTKNAINFQGLLLAGMLIGAIGVLDDVIVSQIEVVKQIKEANPQMDSSQVFKAAFKVGNTHLGTMVNTLFLTYAGVSLPLLLLFIIHQEPFLSYSQVINNEIIATEIVRTLVGSIGVAMSMPIATLLGAYWLKIKR; this comes from the coding sequence ATGAAAAAATATTTTTTTCTGTACTTGATAATTTTATTTAGCGTGGTTTTTTTTACTCCTAATTTTTCTTATGCTCAAAACAACGAAACAGAAAATTATAACGAAGAAAATATTTTAGAAGAAACCATGCCGCCGGAACAAGACACGCCACTGTCAAGCACTGAAGAAACTTTTGAAGCGAAAGTAATAAAAATTTTAGACCAAAAAGAAATTAACCGGGAAGATGGCTCTAAAGCGACCCAGCAGAATTTATTATTAAAAGGCTTAAACGGAAAATGGAAAGATAAAGAAATAAAATTTGAAGGAATTTCCGATATTGAAGTAGCCAGCGCCGGAATATATAAAGTGGGCGATAAAGTCCTGGTGCAGAAATCTACAGACATTGAGGGCAAAGAAAAATATTATATTACCGATTTTATTAGGCGAGGATATTTGTATTTATTGGGAGTCATTTTTTGCGCGATAATTATTTTAATTGGCAGGAAGAAAGGGATAAAATCATTGCTAGGCTTAGTTATTAGTTTTTTTATTATCATTAAATTCATTCTGCCAAAAATATTAGACGGAAGCAACCCGTTGTATATTGGCCTTATCGGCGCCTTTTTTATCTTGACTATAATGATTTATTTAACCGAAGGCTGGAAGCAGAAATCACATTTATCAGTATTGAGTGTCCTTATATCTTTATTTATTACATTAATCTTCTCGGTGTTATTTACAAAATTAACCAGATTGTCGGGCATGACTCAAGATGAAACAGTTTATTTAATCGGTTTAACTAAGAATGCAATTAATTTTCAGGGTTTATTATTAGCCGGCATGCTGATCGGTGCCATCGGTGTTTTAGATGATGTTATTGTTAGCCAAATTGAGGTGGTAAAACAAATTAAAGAAGCCAATCCGCAAATGGATAGTAGCCAGGTGTTTAAAGCCGCTTTTAAGGTGGGTAATACTCATCTGGGAACAATGGTCAATACTTTATTTTTAACTTATGCTGGCGTTTCCTTGCCATTATTGCTTTTGTTTATAATTCACCAAGAACCATTTTTGTCTTATAGCCAAGTAATCAATAATGAAATTATCGCCACTGAAATCGTCAGAACATTGGTCGGTAGTATCGGCGTAGCTATGTCAATGCCGATTGCTACCTTGCTTGGGGCTTATTGGTTAAAGATAAAAAGATAA
- a CDS encoding Mrp/NBP35 family ATP-binding protein: protein MENKIKNTLLVFSGKGGVGKSTVAVNLAITFAKKGLKVGLLDADIHGPSLALMLGAQDKAVFPYGQNLILPVEISKNLSLVSMAYFISRLDAPIIWRGPAKMKIIERFVKDVTWGNLDWLIVDSPPGTGDEPLSIAQLLPKSGAVIVTTPQDVSLLDSKKAINFAKELKLKIHGIIENMSGLECPHCGKTINLFKKGGGSKIAKQYKIPFLGAIPIDSEIVISGDNGKPFAMDNNSNITKSLISIANKILTKK from the coding sequence ATGGAAAATAAAATAAAAAATACTTTGCTGGTTTTTTCCGGCAAAGGTGGCGTGGGCAAATCAACGGTAGCTGTTAACTTAGCTATTACTTTTGCGAAAAAAGGTTTAAAAGTTGGCTTGCTTGATGCCGATATCCACGGCCCGAGCTTAGCCTTAATGCTTGGAGCGCAGGATAAGGCAGTTTTTCCTTATGGCCAAAATCTAATTTTGCCAGTAGAAATAAGTAAAAATTTATCATTGGTTTCAATGGCTTATTTCATTTCAAGATTAGACGCCCCGATTATTTGGCGAGGCCCGGCTAAGATGAAAATTATTGAGAGATTTGTTAAAGATGTAACCTGGGGAAATTTAGACTGGCTGATAGTTGATTCTCCGCCAGGCACAGGCGACGAACCGCTTTCAATCGCTCAACTATTGCCCAAGTCCGGAGCGGTTATAGTTACTACTCCGCAAGATGTATCACTGTTGGATTCAAAAAAAGCGATAAATTTTGCTAAAGAATTAAAACTTAAAATTCATGGTATAATTGAAAATATGAGCGGCCTGGAATGTCCGCATTGCGGCAAGACAATAAATTTATTTAAAAAAGGTGGCGGATCAAAAATTGCTAAGCAGTATAAAATACCATTTTTAGGAGCTATCCCGATAGATTCGGAAATCGTAATTTCCGGCGATAATGGCAAGCCTTTCGCTATGGATAATAATTCTAATATAACCAAAAGTTTAATATCAATCGCTAATAAAATATTAACTAAGAAATAA
- a CDS encoding ZIP family metal transporter — protein sequence MPTFLAIVFSTFLITLCVWVAVLFMFFKKEFLGKIVKFLVAFSAGTLMGGAFLHLMPEAAEKIDINLLFIIFLISFAGFFLIEKLLFWRHCHKEDCPIHSFGYMNLVGDSIHNFIDGLIIAGAFMVNIHLGLATTLAIAAHEIPQEMGDFGVLIHAGFKYRLALIVNYLVALTVILGGVVGYFFFSSLDGFLPYILPIAAGGFVYIAASDLIPEIRGEKDVKKSAATYVIFILGILLMFIVKFLDH from the coding sequence ATGCCTACATTCTTAGCGATAGTATTTTCTACTTTTCTTATTACCCTATGTGTTTGGGTCGCCGTCCTGTTTATGTTTTTTAAAAAAGAGTTTCTAGGTAAGATTGTAAAATTTTTAGTAGCCTTTTCTGCCGGCACACTGATGGGCGGTGCTTTTTTGCATTTAATGCCGGAAGCGGCAGAAAAAATTGATATAAATTTATTATTTATAATTTTTTTAATTTCCTTTGCCGGTTTTTTCCTGATTGAGAAATTACTTTTTTGGCGGCATTGCCATAAAGAAGACTGCCCGATACATTCGTTCGGTTATATGAATTTAGTGGGCGACAGTATTCATAATTTTATTGATGGATTGATTATTGCCGGCGCTTTTATGGTTAATATACATTTAGGATTGGCAACAACCTTGGCAATAGCGGCGCATGAAATTCCGCAGGAAATGGGCGACTTCGGAGTTTTAATACATGCCGGTTTTAAATATAGGTTAGCCTTGATAGTGAATTATTTAGTAGCTTTAACAGTTATACTAGGAGGCGTTGTCGGTTATTTTTTCTTTTCGTCCTTGGATGGTTTTTTGCCATATATTTTACCGATTGCCGCCGGCGGATTCGTCTACATTGCCGCCTCCGACCTCATTCCGGAAATAAGAGGCGAAAAAGATGTAAAAAAATCAGCCGCAACATATGTAATATTTATTTTAGGAATATTGTTAATGTTTATAGTTAAATTTTTAGATCATTAA
- a CDS encoding DUF134 domain-containing protein, translated as MSRPRLCRKISFNPNITYFKPQGVPMRELEIVELTTEEMEAYRLRHINDMEQQEAAEKMHTSQSTYQRILYSAYKKIADALVNGKAIKIIKKK; from the coding sequence ATGTCTAGACCAAGACTTTGCAGAAAAATTAGTTTTAATCCGAATATAACTTATTTCAAACCTCAAGGCGTGCCTATGAGGGAGCTTGAAATTGTAGAACTTACCACTGAAGAAATGGAAGCCTACCGTTTGCGCCATATTAACGACATGGAACAGCAAGAGGCGGCCGAAAAAATGCATACTTCTCAAAGCACCTATCAAAGGATACTTTATTCAGCGTATAAAAAAATCGCCGATGCTCTGGTTAACGGCAAGGCAATAAAAATAATTAAGAAAAAATAA
- a CDS encoding arginine decarboxylase, pyruvoyl-dependent, whose protein sequence is MIPKKVFLTKGVGVHKDKLASFELALRNAGIEKCNLVCVSSIFPPNCKMISKDEGIKLLNPGEITYCVMARNESNEPNRLTSASIGLAIPKDGKQYGYLSEHHAFGEKREKTGEYAEDLAATMLATTMGIEFNSNTAWEEREQVYKASGYIFKTTNITQSAEGNKTGLWTTAIAVAVFIEK, encoded by the coding sequence ATGATTCCCAAAAAAGTTTTTTTAACAAAAGGTGTCGGTGTGCATAAGGATAAATTAGCAAGTTTTGAATTGGCTTTGAGAAATGCTGGAATTGAAAAATGCAATTTAGTTTGTGTTTCCTCTATTTTTCCTCCAAATTGTAAAATGATATCAAAGGACGAGGGTATTAAACTATTAAATCCGGGGGAAATAACTTATTGTGTTATGGCGAGAAATGAAAGTAACGAACCAAACAGGTTAACCTCAGCGTCTATCGGGCTAGCTATTCCTAAAGATGGTAAACAATATGGCTATCTTTCAGAGCATCATGCTTTTGGAGAAAAAAGAGAAAAAACCGGAGAATATGCGGAAGATTTGGCGGCAACAATGTTGGCCACAACCATGGGAATTGAATTTAATTCTAATACCGCATGGGAAGAAAGAGAGCAAGTATATAAAGCCTCCGGTTATATTTTTAAAACAACTAATATAACCCAATCTGCGGAAGGAAATAAAACAGGCCTTTGGACTACTGCAATTGCGGTAGCAGTTTTTATTGAAAAATAA
- a CDS encoding DUF5320 domain-containing protein — translation MPKLNGTGPMGQGAGTGRGLGPCGGGMRLGRGCRGGFGFRRFISPKNELAALEDEEKILEEELVAVKKEKTALKDQQK, via the coding sequence ATGCCAAAATTAAATGGGACTGGTCCAATGGGACAAGGCGCTGGAACTGGCCGAGGTCTAGGCCCTTGCGGGGGCGGTATGAGACTAGGTCGTGGTTGCCGTGGGGGTTTCGGTTTTAGGAGATTTATTTCTCCTAAAAATGAACTAGCAGCTTTGGAAGACGAAGAAAAAATACTTGAAGAAGAATTAGTAGCTGTAAAAAAAGAAAAAACAGCCTTAAAAGACCAGCAAAAATAA